agccgacaagGGTTTcatccagccaatgatgattttacacgtggaaaatccccattggtcggggctgttaacgggttgtcggatccaaaacccgacctgatagcttaacggcgttccgttacggtggatgccacgtgtcggtcacccttgacgaaagcacttctgtgacgcgcgatttatcatcatggaagtggacacttccgtgataatAATTTTGGTAAAGAAAAAACCATTGGCTTATCAAATTCTCTATCGAGCCGTGAAAAAGATTCAACAAAAGACAGAAACAAATCCACTGTCATGGAACACTtttacgacagcacaggtatgactatcttgattctgtcataaaatcgtcatggatgtacatgcatgacaaaaaacgtgacctactgtgacaaacacgtatcatcacggaagtgtattttttttgtagtgatacatGAAATAATAGAGCATAGATCAAATTTCCTTTTGTGTAATTTTTGCCACGAATTTAGGAGCTCGAATATCGAGGCTCACAAGCTCACGAAGCATGCTTTATCTCTTCCGGCTGGCCGACATGTTTGGTTGGGACAGCCGGACGGACTCTCTTTCGTCCATGTAAATATTGTGACGTCGTAATAAAAGCTTCGGAGTTTGCCTAAAAAAAATCAACGTGCGTCGGCCCCTGAATTCAGATATGCTTCCCGTTGTTCCTTTTTTGGGATTGAATGGTTCATATTCAGTATTTCCGTTTAAGGTAAAtaatatgtactccctctgtaaactaatataagagcgtttagatcactactttagtattctaaacgctcttatattagtttacggacaGAGTATACATTATTTTATACATGGATTTTAGTTTAGATGTACTTTATGTGTTCATATATAATACACTATTATTCTAATGTTTATATTGCAGGCCCCTGGGTTTTAGTTTCATGCTGAGCCCCGAAATCTCAGCACTGGCTCTGGGCGGTCATTGCCGATCCAACGGCAGCGAGTAAAAGTGAACAATACCAACAAAAAAATATCCATGTATTTGGTGGATATGCGGTCCCTTCGGAAAGATacaatttttctttttctttaatgGTGAAAAAAAGACCCTAATAAGTGTCACGCGTGTGGCACAAACACATGACAACTATGAACATTTTTTATGACAAATTTAGTGACGCAAGGGTGACAACTTTTTTATGTCAAGTTCCACTTTTTTGGTTAATTTTATTCTTTTCAAATGGCAACTTTAGTTGTAAAAAAGTCAGGGCGAAGTGCTTCGCGGCACCACACATGTGGCAATTATCATTTGAGAAAAAGAAAACAGTTTGGTACCTCTAGAGATTGGTTGGCGGACGGCCGGCTCGGTAGACACGACATACTCCGGTGCACGTACGTACGAATCACCTGGAAATGCTCGACGGTAGGTACGAGTTGTTGTATATAGTAGTATGTACTCTCTGCTGGTGCGTCCGATCGAGGCAAGAGCATGTGATGGGCGCAAAGCACGACGGGCGTTTCACCGATGAAGCAGCAGAGCAGAGCACGTCGTAGCGCTCTGCCCGGGTCGGTGCGTGGCGATGCTATGCAGGTGTACCAACGCGTTGGGGCTCGGGTCGTCGTCTGGAGGCGAGCGAAGGAGGAGCGGGACGCCGCTTCCACTTGAGAATATACATCGTGTCACCAACTCGCACGTACGGATCGCTGACGGCCGTGCTCCCACCACGACTGACCCGTGAGGTGAACAGCTAGCAGGGCAGCTGCATGCGTGCGTGGTTTCGCTTCCCGGCGTCGCACTTCATTCAATAGGCCGGCGAGCCAGCGAGCGACGGCTGTTGCTCCAGTTCATTCCGTCCACACCGGCGGTCCGGTGGGAGTGTGTGTGACCACCGCCGCACCGCCTACTCCCTTGACCCCAAATCAATACGGCCCGCACGGCGCACGCACGCACGCCGTGCTTTCGTCTGTGCGACAACGGTGGAGCAGCTGCCGTCCGGAAGAAGAAACGCACACATCGACGGACGACGCAAAGGAAGAAATCGGCGCTAGCTATCACGCTCACACGTAACCGGAGGAGCACCAAGAGAGACACCAAAACGAGATACATTTATCATGTCATGTCTCCACAGTCCACATTTCTATACACCAAAACGAAAATCAAACAAGCTCTTGCAAAAAATTCGACCGAACAAGCAGCCGAATCGGTCAAAAgttcatcgaaacgtctccctttTTTTAGAGAGACCTTGTTCGTCAATCCAAACCAGTTTCTTTCTACACCCAACCCCgttgcttccttctttcttcttcccATCCAGTCAGCAGAGCCGCCTACATACTCCTACCGGTCAAACAATCAACCCAATCAGCAAGTCAAAATGGACGCACGGAGGCCGGACTAATTAGACGTCGGCGCACCGGCGCGGCGCGAAGCCGAGCCGGTTGTGCTCCAGGTCGTACAAGACGTGGAAATTCTGCTGCTGGTAGTTGCCGATGATGGACATGCCGGAGCGCGGCGTGCCCAGGACGGCCAGGCACATCACCCCCTCCGGCTCCAGCCGGATGAAGTAGTTCTCCGCCGGGAACTCCCACGCCGCGCCGTCCGCGAACACCAGCGACAGCTCCGGCACCTCCACCCTCTCCGCCCCCGACACGTTGTAGCACGGGCTCAGCACCGGGAACCCGGCGATGAGCGGGTAGGACGGGCTCATGCGGTCGATGAACGCCTGCCGGATCGCCCGGTACGCCGGCTCCGGGAAGTAGCTCAGCGTCGTGCCGGAGTCGATGATGGTGCCGCCGGCGGCCAGCGTGCCCGACGGGATGTCAACCGCCTCCCCGCCCACGAGGACGGACCTGAGCTGCACGTAGTAGAAGGTGTCCGCCGCGTCGGCCGCGGCCGGGGCGAAGGCCGTGTAGTTGAGCCGCGGGTGCGCGAGCAGCGCGTCGTCGTGGCCGAAGACGATCTTGCTCCCGGCGGCGCTGCCGTGCTCCACGAGGCAGTAGGAGAAGGCGTGCCCGCCGTAGACGCCGCGCAGCTGCGACGCGAACGAGAGCGGGCCGCGGCCGAGCCCCAGCAGCCCCGCGGCGCCGTGGAAGAGGCCGCGGTTCCGGTGGCCGCACCCGAACGCCACGCCGTCCACGCGCCGGGTCGACCCGGCGGCGCCCGTGAGGTTCACGGTGAAGGCCTCCAGCGCCAGGTCCCCCGTGGTGTTGGACTGGTCGCCGTACCAGTAGTAATACGGGCAGGGGTCGCTCCGCGGCCTGCGGCACGTCCTCCCGGGCGGCGCCGCCGGAGACTCTGGCGGCGGGGAGACGAGGCCGCAGCGCGCGTCGCCGCAGGTGACGTTGCGgtaggaggcggaggcggcggggtcgAAGACGGGGCCGGTCTGGTGGAAGCAGTCGAGGCAGGGCGCGCACTGCAGCCAGTTGAGGTCGCTGCCGGTGTCCATGATCATGCGGAACCGGCGCGGCGGCGTGCCAACGTACACGTCCACCA
This sequence is a window from Aegilops tauschii subsp. strangulata cultivar AL8/78 chromosome 7, Aet v6.0, whole genome shotgun sequence. Protein-coding genes within it:
- the LOC109746105 gene encoding aspartic proteinase nepenthesin-2, translated to MAKLKHLPVCSLLLAVLLLALSSFSCSAGTNSTASAGPLYGIEFPPYNTAVADAGCDGRLVAEEEELARRAPSLKLHMTHRSAAEGATGKGSFVLDSAKKDAARIGTMHGRRAALSRKGSRPRRALSERVVATVGSGVAVGSGEYLVDVYVGTPPRRFRMIMDTGSDLNWLQCAPCLDCFHQTGPVFDPAASASYRNVTCGDARCGLVSPPPESPAAPPGRTCRRPRSDPCPYYYWYGDQSNTTGDLALEAFTVNLTGAAGSTRRVDGVAFGCGHRNRGLFHGAAGLLGLGRGPLSFASQLRGVYGGHAFSYCLVEHGSAAGSKIVFGHDDALLAHPRLNYTAFAPAAADAADTFYYVQLRSVLVGGEAVDIPSGTLAAGGTIIDSGTTLSYFPEPAYRAIRQAFIDRMSPSYPLIAGFPVLSPCYNVSGAERVEVPELSLVFADGAAWEFPAENYFIRLEPEGVMCLAVLGTPRSGMSIIGNYQQQNFHVLYDLEHNRLGFAPRRCADV